In one Bactrocera tryoni isolate S06 chromosome 5, CSIRO_BtryS06_freeze2, whole genome shotgun sequence genomic region, the following are encoded:
- the LOC120776821 gene encoding N-acetyltransferase eco has product METPKSLSKPRITRHPTPRLSERKKSLFSDGEVKVAGNMLEGIELLESSNTIREISSITTRSRRNIEKLLDSNRKSSAISFLNDAPTDFAKSMCTSPLRRSLRTECVKNTLKNTALIIPSDKENAPNSDQEEGSEEQLQKMFKTSMRLTSSGTPEVVNKSTIFRSEPQKRHFAVTEENVELSPYKKNPKIALNDEAPATISTSKFYSRSRPTSLCVDVPKNFQVKIKSPPITNKNISPRSRGRRSFGQININKGVKHKIRRPIRSVISGEKNIRNTLSSVDIDLILKNLRNENLKNRIASKREERQNIEKIHNIFRSCKNPIEMARPLTVISGIDDTNNNTSEYVLPTNKNHQELEMAEDIDTDFSDIDSNFDDYEELSTAEEIIPIISHESATIEAAIIENESGIATAPTKRKFFKSARSSLTPKEIHITDNIRASICNGKLSLIQEEKKVKRRPKRRPSTTYDISDEQATVKAILKNLDDTAYGDMDEDSMSTMTNQTINEQEILANHSLQSPNTQLSNELDYLEFRKRLPYNTSDPTLIEQQYLLLDFLINNNMCTEENFTIFIADPDNHKEEAAKIVDQVFVLVNQQDYFRQRLPYNTDDPEVEAQQHRMLDFLVENNICTEENFDIFISNYNQRRKEADEIMETIRKQEKEGVPLNTLQAVDNEVKIPNNISENSKILDKTRIDASVQQSVGETPLPLTQSIDRDKDKLFPIFDKNTWKPLQQISRRDFSRTLNLDRASNQYQIDAGQRNFGAHQCKQCGLVYSIHEVEEEKLHNDYHASLHLLRFKGWIDEDIVAIYPEWGSDGRILRITESSHTRRHERLADILKIVDKELGFASYVIPPTFVAYLAVRKHQIVGLCLVVPLEKANKYIKIEELDCCTEEEFPAKCGISRIWVSPLHRRLHIATKLINAVQQNTIFGEEIPLDMIAFSAPTAAGRKLAQKVTQIDNFLVYQ; this is encoded by the exons atggaAACTCCAAAGAGTTTAAGTAAACCACGTATTACACGCCATCCAACGCCAAGATTATCCGAGAGGaagaaaagtttattttctgaTGGTGAAGTTAAAGTGGCGGGAAATATGTTGGAGGGAATTGAATTACTAGAATCTTCAAATACGATTAGAGAAATAAGCTCTATAACAACAAGGAGTAGACGTAATATTGAAAAGCTTTTAGATTCAAATCGTAAATCAAGTGCCATAAGTTTTCTTAACGATGCTCCCACTGACTTTGCGAAATCTATGTGTACGTCACCTTTACGCAGAAGTCTCCGTACCGAATGTGTTAAAAACACATTAAAGAACACCGCTTTAATAATTCCAAGCGATAAGGAAAATGCACCAAATAGTGATCAAGAAGAAGGTTCTGAAGAGCAGCtgcaaaaaatgttcaaaacctCAATGAGATTAACCTCTAGTGGTACTCCAGAAGTAGTAAATAAGAGCACTATATTTCGATCCGAACCACAAAAAAGGCATTTTGCAGTAACAGAAGAGAACGTAGAGTTAAGTCCGtacaaaaaaaatccaaaaattgcattaaatgaCGAAGCTCCTGCcacaatttcaacatcaaaatTTTACTCAAGGTCCCGGCCCACAAGCCTATGTGTTGATGTACCAAAAAACTTTCAAGTTAAGATAAAATCGCCACCAatcactaataaaaatatttccccGCGAAGCCGTGGTCGTCGGAGTTTTGGAcagataaatattaataaaggagtaaaacacaaaattagACGACCGATACGATCAGTTATATCgggagaaaaaaatattcgaaataccCTTTCTTCTGTAGACAttgatttaatattaaaaaatttgcgcAATGAAAATCTAAAAAATCGGATCGCCTCTAAACGAGAGGAGCGTCAAAATATAGAAAAGATACACAATATTTTTCGAtcatgcaaaaatcctatagaGATGGCCCGGCCCTTGACAGTTATTTCAGGAATAGATGATACGAACAACAATACGTCTGAATATGTTTTGCCGACAAATAAAAACCATCAAGAACTTGAAATGGCTGAAGATATTGATACAGATTTTTCTGACATCGATAGCAATTTTGATGACTATGAAGAGCTTTCAACTGCGGAAGAAATCATTCCTATAATTTCGCATGAATCAGCCACCATTGAAGCTGCTATTATTGAAAATGAGTCCGGAATTGCTACCGCTCcaacaaaacgaaaatttttcaaatctgcTCGCAGTAGCCTTACGCCTAAAGAAATTCATATTACAGATAATATTAGAGCTTCTATTTGCAATGGTAAATTATCTTTGATACAAGaagaaaagaaagtaaaaagGAGACCAAAAAGAAGACCGTCAA CAACTTATGATATATCCGATGAACAAGCTACTGTTAAAGcgattttaaagaatttagaTGACACAGCCTATGGGGATATGGACGAAGATTCTATGAGCACTATGACTAATCAAACTATTAATGAACAAGAAATTCTAGCTAATCATTCGTTGCAAAGTCCTAACACGCAGTTATCCAATGAATTGGATTATTTAGAGTTTCGTAAACGGCTTCCGTACAATACGTCTGATCCTACACTAATAGAGCAACAATATTTGTTACTTGATTtcctaataaataataatatgtgtACAGAAGAAAACTTTACAATATTCATAGCAGATCCAGATAATCACAAAGAAGAGGCAGCAAAAATTGTTGAccaagtttttgttttggtaaATCAACAAGATTACTTTCGTCAACGTCTACCGTATAATACAGATGATCCAGAAGTGGAAGCGCAGCAACATCGAATGCTGGACTTTCTAGTTgaaaacaatatatgtacagaggaaaatttcgatattttcatttcaaattacaaCCAAAGACGTAAGGAGGCAGATGAAATAATGGAAACAATACggaaacaagaaaaagaagGAGTCCCTTTAAACACTTTACAGGCAGTCGATAATGAAGtgaaaataccaaacaatattTCCGAAAACTCCAAAATTTTAGATAAAACGAGGATTGACGCTTCTGTTCAACAAAGTGTTGGCGAAACTCCATTACCTTTAACTCAGTCTATCGATAGAGACAAGGATAAGCTTTTCCCAATATTTGATAAAAACACATGGAAGCCTTTACAACAAATATCTAGACGAGATTTTTCACGAACTTTGAATTTGGATCGGGCGAGTAATCAATACCAAATCGATGCAGGACAAAGAAACTTTGGTGCTCACCAATGCAAACAATGTGGCCTGGTTTATAGTATACATGAAGTAGAGGAAGAAAAATTGCATAACGATTATCATGCATCTTTGCATTTACTGCGTTTTAAGGGTTGGATCGACGAAGATATCGTGGCTATATACCCCGAATGGGGTTCGGATGGTCGTATATTGCGTATCACAGAATCCTCACACACCAGACGACATGAACGTTTAGCCGACATATTGAAAATTGTCGATAAGGAGCTGGGATTCGCCTCCTATGTGATCCCACCAACATTTGTT GCTTATTTGGCTGTCCGTAAACACCAAATTGTTGGTCTTTGTTTAGTTGTACCTCTTGAAAAAgctaacaaatatattaaaatagaaGAGCTTGACTGTTGCACCGAAGAAGAATTTCCTGCCAA ATGCGGTATATCTCGTATATGGGTTTCTCCATTACATAGGCGATTACATATAGCAACAAAACTAATAAATGCGGTCCAACAAAACACCATATTCGGAGAGGAAATTCCACTGGACATGATAGCATTCAGCGCGCCAACTGCAGCAGGCCGAAAGCTCGCACAGAAAGTAACACAAATAGATAATTTCTTGGTATACCAGTGA
- the LOC120776822 gene encoding delta-1-pyrroline-5-carboxylate dehydrogenase, mitochondrial: MSNIFRINYNGVNFSCNRTYLSLGCKRYFKHMMNYNQNSMDSKALFESLDKLQETVFRVPINIGDNSIVSSDEQLQVHPHNHRRTLVKFYYANTQQIKLGIETALCSKKYWQGTNLKERAEIWRKCADIIAEEDRHMLNAAIMLGQAKTPKEAEKDTFQLIGLLRKSADYIMRLSKINLSNSNPERIKTKYFQRPLNGFVTAISPFNHNNFSAHLALSPALMGNCVLWKPSSNSIYSDYLIWKATKKAGLPPGVLNFIPCNGNLFVDVVTKSPYFGGLNFAGRTTNFHNIFNVTYLRIKNFKSYPRMVAECSTKNFHFVHESADVNVVAEATAQAAFEYSGQKCSACSCIYVPETLWIQLKKELLDQIACIKVGDPCDFTSVTSAVISELAYERIIKYIKRASDESKCQIIYGGNYCKSHGYFIEPTVVVCNDPLDPLMTQDICGPVLSVYLYRNNELDKIVNLLIKESRYAYTASVFAESKIAHKLIERLSSVSNNFYINESCIGNIMGHPKFSGSRLSGTNDHKSSKFYFMRWACQQLIEEAT, from the coding sequence ATGAGTAATATTTTCAGAATTAATTACAATGGTGTCAACTTTTCGTGCAACCGCACCTATTTGAGTTTAGGTTGCAAACGGTATTTTAAACACATGATGAACTACAACCAAAATTCTATGGATAGCAAAGCTCTCTTTGAATCACTAGATAAACTGCAAGAAACTGTCTTCCGCGTGCCCATAAACATCGGCGATAATAGTATTGTTAGCAGCGATGAGCAGCTACAGGTGCATCCTCACAATCATAGACGTACGCTGGTAAAATTTTATTACGCCAACACGCAACAGATTAAACTTGGTATTGAAACAGCATTGTGCAGTAAAAAATATTGGCAAGGTACCAATCTGAAGGAAAGAGCAGAAATCTGGCGAAAATGTGCCGATATCATCGCAGAAGAAGACCGTCATATGCTGAATGCCGCAATTATGTTAGGACAAGCAAAAACACCGAAAGAAGCTGAGAAAGATACTTTCCAGTTAATTGGCTTGTTACGAAAAAGTGCAGACTATATAATGCGCCTATCCAAAATTAATCTTAGCAATAGTAATCCTGAacgaatcaaaacaaaatatttccagCGTCCATTAAACGGATTTGTCACGGCCATTTCACCATTCAATCATAACAACTTTTCTGCTCACCTGGCACTAAGCCCCGCACTTATGGGCAACTGTGTGCTTTGGAAGCCTTCCAGCAATAGTATATATTCTGATTACTTGATTTGGAAAGCTACAAAGAAAGCTGGTTTGCCTCCAGGTGTTCTAAATTTCATACCATGTAATGGCAACTTATTTGTGGACGTAGTTACTAAATCACCTTATTTTGGTGGCCTTAATTTTGCCGGAAGAACGACAAATTTTCATAACATATTTAATGTTACTTATCTacgaattaaaaatttcaaaagttatccACGTATGGTGGCCGAATGCAGTACGAAAAACTTCCATTTTGTCCACGAAAGTGCGGATGTGAATGTAGTAGCTGAAGCAACTGCCCAAGCAGCCTTTGAATATTCCGGCCAAAAATGTTCAGCATGTTCGTGCATTTACGTTCCAGAAACGCTATGGATTCAGCTAAAAAAAGAACTATTAGACCAGATAGCCTGTATAAAGGTGGGAGATCCATGTGATTTCACATCAGTAACATCGGCCGTAATCAGCGAACTTGCATATGAGcgcattataaaatatataaagagaGCCAGCGATGAGTCAAAATGTCAGATTATATATGGTGGAAATTATTGTAAATCTCATGGATACTTTATAGAACCAACAGTGGTGGTTTGTAACGACCCTTTGGATCCCCTAATGACACAAGATATCTGCGGACCAGTACTAAGTGTCTATCTGTATAGAAATAACGAGTTAGATAAGATCGTAAACTTGTTAATAAAAGAATCAAGATATGCCTATACTGCGTCAGTATTTGCCGAGTCAAAAATTGCCCATAAACTAATTGAGAGATTAAGCTCTGTATCAAATAACTTTTATATCAATGAAAGTTGTATAGGAAATATTATGGGACACCCTAAATTCAGTGGAAGCCGTCTTTCCGGCACTAATGATCACAAAagctcaaaattttattttatgcgtTGGGCATGTCAACAATTAATTGAAGAGGCTACATGA
- the LOC120776824 gene encoding RNA-binding protein lark, with the protein MPGAGTFKLFIGNLDEKTQATELRPLFEKYGTVVECDVVKNYGFVHMETEQQGRDAIQNLNSYILNDNAIKVEAAKSRRAPNTPTTKIFVGNLTDKTRAPEVRELFQKYGTVVECDIVRNYGFVHLDCIGDVQDVIKELNGRVVDGQPLKVQVSTSRVRPKPGMGDPEQCYRCGRSGHWSKECPRLYGGDRGLSAGGYRDRMYGRDPYPPPPPPPPFLRDRIMDGFRDYDYYDRRFEDTRDLFERRYQSSRMRDFPPPPLSRREPMPLPPPLSGSIRGSSLSRGYDSMFSRRSPPPRSSNGLSRYGYEDFSRDSFDDRMISSRGMRGPSPPGRRYAPY; encoded by the exons ATGCCCGGAGCAGgcactttcaaattatttatagGGAATCTTGATGAAAAGACGCAGGCTACTGAACTGCGACCACTATTTGAGAAATACGGTACCGTTGTGGAATGTGATGTCGTGAAAAATTATGGCTTTGTTCATATGGAAACGGAACAGCAGGGACGCGACGCTATCCAAAATTTGAACTCGTATATTTTGAACGACAATGCTATAAAAGTGGAAGCGGCAAAAAGCCGTCGCGCTCCGAATACGCCAACAACGAAAATCTTCGTGGGAAATTTAACGGATAAAACGCGAGCACCCGAAGTGCGCGAATTATTTCAAAAGTATGGAACCGTCGTCGAGTGTGACATCGTTCGTAACTACGGTTTCGTTCACTTGGATTGCATTGGTGACGTGCAAGATGTTATCAAGGAGTTGAATGGTCGCGTCGTCGACGGTCAGCCACTTAAAGTTCAAGTTTCTACTAGCCGTGTACGCCCTAAGCCTGGCATGGGTGATCCGGAGCAGTGCTATCGTTGCGGTCGTTCCGGCCATTGGTCTAAAGAATGTCCACGATTATACGGCGGTGATCGCGGTTTAAGTGCCGGCGGCTATAGAGACCGAATGTACGGTCGTGATCCGTATcctccaccaccaccaccaccaccattcTTACGTGACAGGATCATGGATGGCTTTAgg GATTATGATTACTATGATCGTAGGTTTGAAGATACTCGCGATTTATTCGAGAGACGTTACCAAAGCTCCAGAATGCGTGATTTCCCTCCTCCACCCCTATCTCGTCGGGAACCTATGCCTCTCCCCCCGCCACTTAGTGGCAGCATAAGAGGTAGCAGCTTGTCCCGTGGTTACGATTCAATGTTTAGTCGTCGGTCTCCACCACCTCGAAGCAGCAATGGGCTTAGTCGCTATGG CTATGAAGATTTCAGTCGGGATTCATTCGATGATAGAATGATTTCCTCCAGAGGAATGCGCGGACCATCGCCGCCTGGTCGCCGCTATGCACCGTACTGA
- the LOC120776826 gene encoding glutaredoxin-C4 gives MGSVISSLPRKPPLSVNMSSPQADMVRDIIANNKVVIFSKSYCPYCTMAKEQFRKLSVAAHVVELDSRNDTEEIQNILGEITGGRTVPRVFINGKFIGGGTDVKKMYEQGTLQKYFA, from the exons ATGGGTTCAGTCATTTCATCTTTACCAAGAAAGCCTCCACTAAGTGTGAATATGAGCAGCCCTCAAGCAGATATGGTTCGCGACATAATCGCAAACAATAAGGttgttatattttctaaaagctACTGTCCTTATTGTACAATGGCCAAAGAG CAATTTCGCAAACTTTCTGTAGCCGCACATGTTGTTGAACTAGATAGTCGTAATGATACTGAAGAAATTCAAAACATCCTTGGAGAGATAACGGGCGGTAGAACC gtgCCAAGGGTCTTTATTAATGGAAAATTTATAGGGGGCGGCACagatgttaaaaaaatgtacgAGCAGGGAACTCTTCAAAAGTACTTTGCTTAA
- the LOC120776820 gene encoding UDP-glucose:glycoprotein glucosyltransferase: protein MLKEVVYRTLIFVYIIFTTVTGNIASDLPSSPSQSYSVTTLINAKWQQTPLYLEIAEYLADENPALFWDYVNEIVTQQKPIKEYASESNQYLAAINIARNRLNVLQLPLLKLVVSLHSLTPRIQTHLQISNDIYSKSKCNQDTFVQIDTEVICNIDELREKLNSQKEDLEELVSYSFDHVYPGSENNSRTVILHGDFASNSFSAYHKILSKEARSGNIRYIVRHYLVNNTNNNPVRLSGYGVELHLKSTEYKSQDDAPKTHDDTFKNGTDDETEIKGFDFKVLKNRFPTLSASLDQFRYNLLKGNEEITQLKAWEFQDLGLQATRAITEVQGDESLQVLQFIAHNFPMQAHTLLHHKISDALRTEIKHNIEVFGRSLNIIPPDGALFINGLFFDADTMDLGAIVETVRAEVHVLESLHKNNIRGPLAAALLALDLSGASSKEFAIDIRDTAVMWINDIETDAQYRRWPSSVMDLLRPAFPGMLRNIRKNIFNLVLVVDPLNPASRNLIKLAESFVIHQAPVRLGLVFDIRSAEKNTAKDYNSIICAYNYVTQNKDGRAALSFLTDVFAAADATEKVRHTHIRSQFKKTFSSLSGGKIDDILGEDSDYDYGKQLSQEFIERLGFANSPQALLNGVPMQQNLLTSDSEFEEAIFSEIIQQTSTFQKAVYKGDLTDTDSVIDYLMNQDHVMPRLNQRILNTDTSKFLDFSGIEYKDLTNIQDLAQLSNRDMTATLLSNIKYFGAKHATERIGNYELNFLTIWIIADIEQPEGRELLANALNYLKSGSSVRIGFLPNVEGSSISNKNNLNRLAWAATQTLPPVEATDLVLKWLNNPNSISEIPNAVNEILSSTELHMKMLRVYVQRIFGLPKSLRLVVGNGKIFGPLSKGEKFNVEDFGLIDRFNAFQYADKIRKILKQSVENEADTTDDTVINSDTVLKLYASLVPRQSKTRFKIPDDIKKLNSVVSLAPKQPLMPHFDISAVVDPASRSAQKLAPILILLRNILNCEMNIYLTPVGQHSDMPVKNFYRYVVEPEVQFQTNGKLAEGPISKFTGLPVNSLLTQNLQVPENWLVEAVHSVYDLDNIKLSEIGGPVHSEYELEYLLLEGHCFDSNSGAPPRGLQVTLGTHKSPAIVDTIVMANLGYFQLKANPGVWELRLREGKSADIYDIGHAEGPNTIHQNQLTKVVINSLRSHVIKLRVAKKPGKQNADLLGDDEDDSKSGIWNSIASSFGGGSSPTASGKHGAEDSETINIFSVASGHLYERLLRIMMLSVLKHTKSPVKFWFLKNYLSPQFTDFLPHMAREYGFQYELVQYKWPRWLHQQTEKQRTIWGYKILFLDVLFPLNVRKIIFVDADAIVRTDIKELYDMDLGGAPYAYTPFCDSRKEMEGFRFWKQGYWRSHLMGRRYHISALYVVDLKRFRKIAAGDRLRGQYQALSQDPNSLANLDQDLPNNMIHQVAIKSLPDEWLWCQTWCSDSSFKKAKVIDLCNNPMTKEAKLTAAQRIVPEWKDYDVEIKNLMMKIEDHENNDHYAQASATNGSPQSSNENNDDKNLKHEEL, encoded by the exons atgttaaaagaaGTTGTGTACCGGACACTGatctttgtatatataatttttacgaCAGTTACAGGGAATATCGCGTCTGACCTTCCAAGTTCTCCTTCCCAAAGTTATTCGGTTACCACGCTAATTAATGCAAAATGGCAACAAACACCTTTGTATTTGGAAATTGCAGAGTATTTAGCAGATGAAAATCCGGCTTTATTTTGGGATTATGTGAATGAAATTGTGACACAACAGAAACCAATTAAAGAATATG CTTCTGAGTCGAACCAATATTTGGCAGCGATTAATATTGCACGTAACAGACTTAATGTACTTCAGTTACCATTGCTTAAACTCGTAGTGTCGTTGCACAGTTTGACTCCTCGAATACAAACGCATTTACAAATATCGAAtgatatttattcaaaatctaAGTGTAATCAAGATACCTTCGTTCAAATTGATACTGAAGTAATATGTAATATTGATGAGTTAAGAGAAAAACTCAACTCTCAGAAAGAGGATTTGGAAGAGCTTGTTTCATACAGTTTTGACCATGTTTATCCAGGGTCAGAAAATAATTCACGAACAGTTATTCTGCATGGAGATTTTGCATCTAACAGTTTCTCTGCTTATCACAAAATATTGTCAAAAGAAGCCCGTTCTGGAAATATACGTTACATTGTTCGACATTATCTAGtaaataatactaataataatccTGTACGACTTTCTGGCTATGGTGTGGAGCTTCATCTTAAGTCTACTGAATACAAGAGTCAGGATGATGCGCCTAAGACACACGATGACACATTCAAGAATGGTACCGATGACGAAACTGAAATAAAAGGTTTCGACTTCAAAGTACTAAAGAATAGGTTTCCAACTTTATCCGCCTCTTTAGACCAATTCCGTTATAATCTTTTAAAAGGAAATGAAGAAATCACCCAACTGAAAGCATGGGAATTTCAAGATTTGGGATTGCAAGCAACACGGGCAATTACTGAAGTGCAAGGCGATGAGTCGTTGCAGGTACTGCAATTTATAGCTCACAATTTTCCAATGCAAGCACATACACTACTTCATCATAAAATATCAGATGCCTTGCGAACTGAAATTAAACACAATATTGAAGTGTTTGGACGTAGTTTAAACATAATTCCCCCAGATGGAGCACTATTCATCAATGGTTTATTTTTTGATGCTGATACAATGGATCTTGGCGCTATTGTTGAAACAGTGCGAGCCGAAGTACATGTGCTCGAGAGTTTACATAAGAACAATATACGAGGCCCTCTGGCAGCTGCTCTTCTCGCTTTAGATCTTTCTGGAGCATCTAGCAAAGAATTCGCTATCGATATCAGAGACACAGCAGTAATGTGGATAAATGACATAGAGACTGACGCACAGTATCGTCGTTGGCCATCAAGcgtaatggatttattgagaccAGCCTTTCCAGGAATGTTAAGAAAcatacgtaaaaatattttcaacttagTTTTGGTAGTTGATCCATTAAATCCTGCTAGTAGAAATCTGATAAAATTAGCAGAGAGTTTTGTCATTCATCAAGCGCCAGTAAGACTTGGTCTAGTATTCGATATCCGTAGTGCTGAAAAAAATACTGCTAAAGATTATAATTCaattatatgtgcatacaaTTATGTAACTCAAAATAAGGATGGTCGGGCAGCTTTAAGTTTTTTAACAGATGTCTTTGCAGCTGCGGATGCCACAGAAAAGGTGCGACATACACATATTCgtagtcaatttaaaaaaacgtTTAGTAGTTTATCTGGAGGCAAAATTGATGATATTTTGGGCGAAGACTCAGACTACGATTATGGAAAACAATTGTCGCAAGAATTTATTGAACGTTTAGGATTTGCCAATTCTCCTCAGGCGTTATTGAATGGCGTACCAatgcaacaaaatttattaacttcTGATAGTGAATTTGAAGAGGCGATTTTTTCGGAAATCATCCAACAGACCAGCACTTTTCAGAAAGCGGTTTATAAAGGAGATCTAACAGACACTGACTCAGTTATAGATTATCTAATGAATCAAGATCATGTTATGCCACGATTAAATCAACGTATTCTCAATACAGATACGTCTAAATTCCTTGATTTTTCGGGAATCGAATATAAGGACTTAACGAATATTCAAGATTTAGCTCAGCTTTCAAATCGCGATATGACGGCTACTTTATTGtccaatataaaatatttcggaGCTAAACATGCTACTGAACGCATAGGTAATTACGAATTAAACTTCTTAACCATTTGGATTATTGCTGATATCGAACAGCCGGAAGGACGCGAACTGTTAGCGAATGCACTTAATTATCTTAAGTCTGGAAGTAGTGTACGAATCGGCTTTTTGCCCAATGTTGAAGGTTCAtctatatcaaataaaaataatttaaatcgcTTAGCATGGGCTGCTACACAAACACTTCCCCCCGTCGAAGCTACGGACTTAGTTTTGAAATGGCTCAACAATCCCAACTCGATAAGTGAAATTCCAAATGCTGTCAACGAAATACTTTCATCAACTGAGTTGCATATGAAAATGTTGCGAGTTTATGTGCAACGCATTTTCGGATTGCCAAAGTCTCTCCGTTTAGTAGTTGGAAATGGAAAGATCTTCGGACCGTTATCAAAAGGTGAAAAGTTTAATGTCGAAGACTTTGGGCTGATTGATAGATTTAATGCTTTTCAATATGCCgataaaattcgaaaaatactaaaacaaaGTGTCGAAAATGAGGCAGATACTACTGATGATACTGTAATTAACAGTGATACTGTGCTCAAGTTATATGCCAGCCTTGTGCCCAGACAATCAAAGACTCGTTTTAAGATACCTGATGATATTAAGAAACTTAATTCAGTGGTCTCCTTAGCACCTAAACAGCCACTGATGCCACATTTTGATATTTCTGCTGTTGTTGATCCTGCTTCGAGAAGTGCACAGAAACTCGCTccaattcttattttattgcgAAATATTCTCAACTGTGAAATGAACATATATTTAACACCTGTCGGACAACACAGTGATATGCCTGTAAAGAACTTTTATCGGTATGTTGTGGAACCGGAGGTACAATTTCAAACCAACGGCAAGTTAGCAGAAGGTCCTATATCAAAGTTCACAGGTTTACCTGTTAACTCGTTACTTACTCAAAATTTACAGGTGCCGGAAAATTGGCTTGTAGAGGCTGTGCATTCTGTATATGACTTAGATAATATTAAGTTAAGCGAAATTGGTGGGCCTGTCCATAGCGAATATGAATTGGAGTATTTGTTATTAGAAGGTCATTGTTTCGATTCGAATTCTGGTGCGCCTCCTCGTGGTCTCCAAGTCACGTTGGGAACACACAAATCTCCTGCTATTGTTGATACCATTGTAATGGCTAACCTTGGCTATTTCCAGCTTAAAGCTAATCCTGGTGTTTGGGAACTGCGCCTACGCGAAGGAAAATCTGCTGATATTTATGATATTGGCCATGCAGAAGGTCCCAATACAATACATCAAAATCAATTAACAAAAGTCGTGATTAATTCTCTGCGATCTCATGTGATAAAACTTAGAGTTGCGAAAAAACCGGGTAAACAGAATGCAGATTTGCTGGGTGACGACGAAGATGATTCAAAATCAGGTATTTGGAATTCTATTGCTAGTTCGTTTGGAGGCGGATCTTCACCCACCGCATCGGGTAAACATGGTGCAGAGGACTCCGaaacaataaacattttttccgTTGCTTCCGGTCATTTATATGAACGTCTGTTGCGCATTATGATGCTATCTGTGTTAAAGCATACGAAATCACCTGTTAAGTTCTGGTTCCTGAAAAATTACTTATCTCCACAATTTACAGACTTCCTTCCTCATATGGCAAGAGAATATGGTTTTCAATACGAACTTGTTCAATATAAGTGGCCACGGTGGCTTCATCAACAAACAGAAAAACAACGCACGATTTGGGGATATAAAATACTTTTCCTGGATGTTCTATTCCCCCTTAATGTTCGCAAGATAATTTTCGTGGATGCAGATGCCATTGTACGTACAGATATTAAAGAACTTTATGATATGGATTTAGGAGGAGCACCATACGCCTACACACCCTTCTGTGATTCTCGAAAGGAAATGGAAGGTTTCCGTTTTTGGAAGCAAGGCTATTGGCGTAGTCATCTTATGGGCAGACGATACCATATCTCGGCTTTGTATGTAGTTGACCTTAAACGATTCCGCAAAATTGCAGCCGGTGATCGATTACGTGGTCAATATCAGGCTTTGAGCCAGGATCCAAATAGTCTTGCAAACTTAGATCAGGACTTACCAAATAACATGATACATCAGGTCGCCATCAAATCATTGCCTGATGAATGGTTATGGTGTCAAACATGGTGCAGCGACAGCTCTTTTAAGAAAGCAAAAGTGATTGATTTATGTAATAATCCAATGACCAAAGAAGCTAAACTGACAGCAGCTCAACGTATAGTACCCGAATGGAAGGATTATgatgttgaaattaaaaatttaatgatgaaAATCGAGGATCATGAAAATAATGATCATTACGCCCAGGCTAGCGCAACCAACGGAAGCCCGCAATcaagtaatgaaaataatgatgaCAAAAACCTGAAACACGAAGAACTGTAA